The Burkholderia cepacia genomic interval AGCAGGGCGCTGGTGCCCGTTCAGATCGGGCTAGCAGACCGACGACCTGGTTTGCGAGGTTGCGGTGGCGCCTGCCTGCGCTCGGCCAACTCCACGATCACCTGTTCAACGTCCGCCTGCGTGAACTCGCGCGGTTTCTTCGTCCCCGGCCGGCGTTCCGATTGGCGAGCCTCGATGCCTCGGTTCGTGCGTGACGGGGAACCCGACGCCCGCCGGTTGTCACGCTGCGCCTGGATCGCTTCGGCCACTTGCAGCGCATGGCTCAGGCGCTTGTGGTCGATCACCGCGCCTTGATCGACCTCCGCCAGCTTGTCGTACTGCCGGCAGGACAGCACGGCGCCGTCGGCGCGAATCTCGATGCGTCCGTCCGGGTACTCCCACACGTCGATGTAGCGGTGAATCAGCTTGCGGTTCGCCGGCGTGTCGTCCAGCAAGTAGAGCACCCGGTCATACAGCACCGTCAGTGACTTCGTCACGCGACGCGTCTCGCGCCAGGTCAGCAACTGGTCCAGATCCTCGTCGTCCCGCAGCGGCCGGTGCGCGTCGAAGCCGGTGCGCGGCGGCTTCGCAAACCGCGCATTGTAGGCCGCGATGAAGGTGGGCGCGTACGCATTGGCGTCCTCGATGGTGTTGATGCCTCGCAGCCGCATCTCCTTCACCAGCCGGTCCTGCAAGGTCAGATGGGCACGCTCGACACGCCCCTTGGCCGGGCTGCTGTTCGCGCAGAACGTGTCGATGTTCAGCTCGTACATCGCGCGGCCAAAGTGCGTCACGCTGCGGCCGGTCTTGCTCGCAGTCGTGCTGCGGAACACGCTCGCCTTGTCGCTGTAGAGCGCCACCGGCTTGCCGTAGCGTTCCAGATACGCGCGCGTCGCCTCGAAATAGCTGAAGGTCGATTCCGTCGCCGTGAAGTGCAGCATCATCAGCCGGCTGGTCGCGTCGTCGACGTACACCAGCAGTGTGCACTGCGGCGCCCGCGCCTCGAACCAGCGATGCTCGCTGCCG includes:
- a CDS encoding ISNCY family transposase translates to MSMRELDRLKVVEAVVDGRLMPWRAAERLGISRRQVERLANRYRSQGAAGLVSRKRGQSSNHQLPAGLADRALAIIRERYADFGPTLACEKLHECHGIRLAAETVRRLMTDAGLWIPRRQRPPKVYQPRARRACLGELVQIDGSEHRWFEARAPQCTLLVYVDDATSRLMMLHFTATESTFSYFEATRAYLERYGKPVALYSDKASVFRSTTASKTGRSVTHFGRAMYELNIDTFCANSSPAKGRVERAHLTLQDRLVKEMRLRGINTIEDANAYAPTFIAAYNARFAKPPRTGFDAHRPLRDDEDLDQLLTWRETRRVTKSLTVLYDRVLYLLDDTPANRKLIHRYIDVWEYPDGRIEIRADGAVLSCRQYDKLAEVDQGAVIDHKRLSHALQVAEAIQAQRDNRRASGSPSRTNRGIEARQSERRPGTKKPREFTQADVEQVIVELAERRQAPPQPRKPGRRSASPI